The DNA sequence GTCGAGCGAACCCGGTTGCCCGCCGAGGAGATTGATGGCCTGGCTTTGCACCGCGACCCGCTGGCCCGGTTGCGAGTGCGGCAGATCACAGGATCAGGAGATGCCCGCACATCGACCGCTCGGGTCAATCGCCTGCAATATTGCCCGGCATGCCTGAAAGAGGATCGCGCACCGTTCTTCCGGCGCGGCTGGAGCCTGGCGACGCGCGTTTCCTGCTTTCGGCATGGATGCCGCTTGCGCGATCACTGCCCTGCCTGCGGCGGCGGCATTGCGCCTGCTCGACAGAACCGGCTTCTGCCGCAACATTTCTGCGTCTGGTGTGATGCTGATCTCCGAAAACCCACCCTGCCCGCCGAGTATGATGTGCAGCGTCTCGAACGGCTCATCGACGATTTGCTTCGAATGCATGTTGCAGGACATGGACGGCATGGAAAGACATCCCTGCCCGCCATGCTTGGGGCGGCTTGTTTCACGTTCAATGGCCAGCCGACGTCAATTTCGCGCTTGCCGCACCGGGTCCGCTACGCATTGTTCCGCCAGTTGGCCGATGGAATGACGCACCTCCAAAAACGTTCCGTGCATCCTGCAATTTACCTCTGGACCCGCATTGCACTGGCTGCGCCCAAGCATTCCGACTTGGTGGCGTCATTGAGTGCAGAGATCACGTTACAGATCACACCGGGACCAAAGACGCGCTCCAGACATCCTGATTTGGCGGACTTACAACAGGTCATCGTTCGCCTTCATTCAAACCGCCGCACATCATTGGCAACGGCTATGCCTGCGCATTGATGACCCCTGCATCCTCCATCTGCTCCCGATCGGGCAGGTCCTGCAGCGACTCCAGATCGAACGCGACCAGGAACTGCTCCGTCGTCACATAGGTATAGGGTGCTCCACGCCGCGGCGACCGTGGACCGGTTCCGATCAACCCGCGCGCATGCAGTCGCCCGATCAGATCGCGGCTGATCTCCTTGCCGAAGATGTCCTTCAGCCCGTCCCGGGTGATCGGCTGGTGGTAGGCGATGGCAGCGAGCACCGCGACATCGTATTCGTCCAGGTCCAGAAGCTGTTCGCCCACATCCGCAGCGGCCCTGATCGCTGGGGCGTAGGTGGGCCGCGTGCGCAACATCCAGCCGCCGGCCACCTGCGCCACTTCGAAGGATCGTCCTTCGAGATCGGCGACCAGGTCTTCGACCAACAGATCGACCGAAGCCCCCTGCCCCACCACGCGCGCGAGGTCCTCGCGCGGCACCGGCGATGCACTGGCGAAGAGAACGGCTTCAATCCGCCGCATCCATTCACGCCAGCGCAATTCGGTTGGCAGATCGTCCAATTCCCGATCGAAATCAGTTTCGGCGTGATCCTTGGCCATCGCTCAGATCCCGTAGAGCCGGAACGTGTCGCGGCCGGTCAGCTCGCGCACCGCGCCGAGATCGACCAACCGGTCACAGAGCCGCCGTGCAGACCGGTCCGGTAGTGGCAGGGCCGCAGGCGCGACGGCATCTTGGGTCAGGAATATCGCGACGGCGGCCTGCGCGCCTTTGGCGCGCAGCTTTGGCGCGACCGCTTTGAGATGCGCTGCCCGCCGCGCGAGGTCAGTTGAGAGGCGCACGGCATCGACCGCCGATGAGACGAGCGCACGATGACAAGCCGAGCGTAGGTCTTCGCCTCGCTTGCGCATGTCGGCGCACTTCAGGCCTGCGGCCAGAAGCGGCACGACATGATCCCAACCAAGCGCCTGAGCGAGGGTCGCGTCAGCAAGGACGAGTGCGGGCGCCTCGGCACGGGGGGCATCGTTTAGTACCGCCTCCAGCACCATTGCCGCGCGACTGACCGCTGCCCCCTGCCCGGCATCGAGCCAACGCGCGATCTGATCACCCTGAAGTTCAGGCAGCGCCCGGACCAGAGCTTGTACGGCCACCGGCCTTTCCGTGGCGCGACGCCACGCCAGACAGGTTTCGCCTGCCGGGCCGGGCAGGTCGCCGGGGCGCAGCAGATGCACCACGTCGCGCAGCTCCCTTGCCCGCTCCGGCCGGCCCGAAAACGCGACACAAGCCTCCGTTGCGCGCAACGACAGCCGATCCCGTAACAAGGCTTGGGGGACCGCCTCTCGCCCCAACACAAGATGCAGGTGGCTCAGTGCTGCGCCCGACAAAAACGCCACATCTTCAAGGGTTTCGGCGCGTGCCGAGGTGACCCAGGGCGGCATCCGGGGTAAGCTATCAGGGTCGCTGTCGAAGGTTGAGTGGGCATATGTCATGCCACAACACTATCTTGCGGCGGCGCTTTTGGCTACCATATAGTGTAGAAACCGCCCCTCTTTGCCGAGCCTTTATATGTCCAATAACCTTGTGTTATCGGACGTAAAACTGATATGCTCGGAAACATGAGCAGTCTCACGAATAACGGCACCAGAATCGAGGATTCCGACGCGTCTGACGCAGAGATTTCGAGCTCAGCGTCCTATGACTCGCTGAACAGTGACGAACACGACGAGAGAACCTCTCGGGACCGAGCCTCAATCGCTCTGCCCGCTCATGTGGCCGGCTCCGGCGCGCTCGACCGGCTGATCGACACCGCGCGCGACTACGCCGAGGCCTCAACAGCTGAGAA is a window from the Phaeobacter gallaeciensis DSM 26640 genome containing:
- a CDS encoding DUF1403 family protein; translated protein: MTYAHSTFDSDPDSLPRMPPWVTSARAETLEDVAFLSGAALSHLHLVLGREAVPQALLRDRLSLRATEACVAFSGRPERARELRDVVHLLRPGDLPGPAGETCLAWRRATERPVAVQALVRALPELQGDQIARWLDAGQGAAVSRAAMVLEAVLNDAPRAEAPALVLADATLAQALGWDHVVPLLAAGLKCADMRKRGEDLRSACHRALVSSAVDAVRLSTDLARRAAHLKAVAPKLRAKGAQAAVAIFLTQDAVAPAALPLPDRSARRLCDRLVDLGAVRELTGRDTFRLYGI
- the scpB gene encoding SMC-Scp complex subunit ScpB; this encodes MAKDHAETDFDRELDDLPTELRWREWMRRIEAVLFASASPVPREDLARVVGQGASVDLLVEDLVADLEGRSFEVAQVAGGWMLRTRPTYAPAIRAAADVGEQLLDLDEYDVAVLAAIAYHQPITRDGLKDIFGKEISRDLIGRLHARGLIGTGPRSPRRGAPYTYVTTEQFLVAFDLESLQDLPDREQMEDAGVINAQA
- a CDS encoding TniQ family protein, which translates into the protein MGQGWPGVVAPAPGELLSSWLHRLAMANGIPPQYFGRVLDVAVGDWSAKLDRDLPGRILSLLVERTRLPAEEIDGLALHRDPLARLRVRQITGSGDARTSTARVNRLQYCPACLKEDRAPFFRRGWSLATRVSCFRHGCRLRDHCPACGGGIAPARQNRLLPQHFCVWCDADLRKPTLPAEYDVQRLERLIDDLLRMHVAGHGRHGKTSLPAMLGAACFTFNGQPTSISRLPHRVRYALFRQLADGMTHLQKRSVHPAIYLWTRIALAAPKHSDLVASLSAEITLQITPGPKTRSRHPDLADLQQVIVRLHSNRRTSLATAMPAH